The Silene latifolia isolate original U9 population chromosome Y, ASM4854445v1, whole genome shotgun sequence sequence AATGCTTCACGAGCTATCAGCCAGCCAATAAACTGGTGTTTAGGAATACACTAACTGCACCAGAGATATTTATACCATTGCACCTCCTGAAATTTCAATCTAACCAGATCATTCCCACTGCTGACAGAATAGCCTTTTGCATCCAACGTCCACTGACCATTAATATACCCAAGAGCAAGCTTATTCTTAATCCTGCAGATAACTTTCCACCCCCAGCTAACATCACCACTAGGGGTATAATCAGTCCAAGCTGTTCCTTTTAAATAAACTTGATGAACCCATTTAACCCATAGCCTATCAGGGCAAGAGTAAATCATCCACACAAGCTTTCCAATGTTCCAGGATAGGCTATCCCTGATCCCCAGCCCCCCTTCATTTTTTGGTACACAGACCTTTTCCCAACTCACCTGAGACACCCTGATGTAATCCACACTCCCATCCCAAAGATAATTCCTACAAATAGAGTTTATCTTGTTTAGAACCCCTTTAGGAATAAGGAATATGTTAATCCAGTAGTTATATAATGCATTGAGCACATAGTTCATTAACATTAATCTACCAGCATAAGAAAGTTTCTTAGTGCCAAAACTTGGAATTTTGTTAACTATCTTCCCAACCAATACCTGGCAATCAGCTCTCTTCATTCTCCCACAAGTTACAGGGATCCCCAAATATCTAAATGGTAACTGACACTCAATAACTCCTGAAATTTGCAAAATATCAGTCCTTAATTCCTTTGACACTCCATTAAAGTAAGCATTAGTCTTAGAGGAATTCATCTGGAGGCCAGATGCATAGGAAAAGGTAGCAAAAGATCTCATCAAAACAATTATAGAGGCCACATCAATCTTTCTGAATAACAAAAACTCATCAGCAAATATTAAATGTGATAGTTTCAACTGACCACACATTGGATGATATTTGAAAGCCAAGTTGTCAGTTGTATAGGCCAAAACTCTACTCAAAGATTCTATTGCCATTGTAAAAAGATGGGGAAAAGAGGGTCACCCTGCCTTAAGCCCTTTGCTCCTTTGAAATGGCCAAAAGTCTCACCATTCAGTACCAGGTTTATTCCCTAAACAAAGTAAACGATTCTTGcataatgtaaactaaactaatgacaaatgataaagtaaACATGATAACTAACCACTACACACACAAAAACACGGAAATCTGACGGAAATAATCCGTCAATAACACCCTTTTCCCGTCAGAAACACGGGTTCCTGATGGAAAAACCATCAGGAATCGACCGTTAGTACGATTCGTCAAGAAAAACGGGGTCCTGGCGTTTTTTCAATCAGGATTTCACAAATCTGACGGATTACTGACGGTAATTCAGTCAAAGCCCTCGTCTAGGATGGGTCAGAAAGTCAACATTTTGTTGACCTTTCtaacggaaaaaccgtcaggaatTAGGCattcctgacggaaaatccgtcaggaaagtcaacaCTCTGTTGACTTTTTGACGGATTTCCGTCAGGATTTCCTAAAAgtctgacggtttttccgtcagaaAAGTCAACAGAatgttgactttcctgacggatTTTTCGTCAGGAATATTATAGGCAGTGGCCGAAAACAGCAGCTTGCTGCCCAGCCACAATGTCGaatttgcattttttttacaCACCAAACCTACAAAAAACCATATACAACCGTCGACCGCCaagtgggaatccattttcaTGTCGACCGCAGGAGCGGGAATCAGGAGTAGACAATGAAACTATCGATAGAAAACCGAACACGATTGGAAGAACGAAGTTGTTACATAGAAACTAAAGGTTAAATTTATACATGTCTCATAAAACAATGTCTTTTACATACCAACTAAAATACTAATCCACAATCATAAGTTTCTAACCTAAGAtaaaagcacaaattctcatttgtgacggaagATATCcgcacaagctgaagacggagcGGATATATACCATATTATGTTAATATGGATACAAGTGACCCATTTTGtgtgttaattaattaataactgaTGTGACATTacacaataaaaaaataaaaaaaggggATTTTTTTTCATGCAAAACAGGGGGCTATGAAGACTTTTGTGTCCATTGCTCAGTACGTCACTTCCTCACTCTTCTTTCATTTTGAAAACCAAAATAATATCATCCCTCTGAAAACCCAGAAAAAGACAATCTTTATCTCCCTCAAATTGTTCATCGTCTACCTTCGTCATCTCTTCTAGCTCACTATCTTCAACTCGCAAAAAATATAGTGGTATAATCTGACAATCTTCATCTATCCTAGCCAACACAAAACCTCAAAATCTATATCTCCCTCATCAAGATCTTCATCCCGACGATCTTCATCTCACCGTCTTAGTAACATCTTCAGCTCGGTCCAACTAAGGTGGTAACATTTTCAGTTCAAGATCTTCACAAAGCTAAAAACACCACTCAAGAAGCTTGTGAAAAAAGCAATTGAAGGTATTGTGTTGAACATGTTGGTTTTAATTTATAACTCACAATTCTTGGTGGTGTTTTTTTGACAATTAATGTTATATCTTAGTTTCATTTGTTAAAAATGGCAAATTAGTTTAATTATCAATTTTTGTGGTATACttatttttgttttatttgtaAAAAATCTTAATTCAAGATCTGAGTTTCTTTGTAAAAAACTTAACAAGCTTTGTTGGTTAATACTAGACTTGTTTGCGTGTACTACTAATGCATTTTACTTGTCATGTAGAGGCGCTTGACGCCGTCGTTAGCTGCTGACACAAAAAAGAAGGGCAAGAGATCGATATGCGTGGAAGACGGTATGACTTTAATCTGGAATATATTTGCCATAACATGAGAAAAATGTAACCGTCTTAGGTTGATAATGTGACCATATTTGTTGAAAATGTAAATATGTTTGAGTGTGTTACTATTTATAGTTATGTTTGTATGATTAAAATTAATTGCAGACCAATTTTATTCAAATGGTAACACTGTACTCTGAAATGATAACATTGTACAAATATTCTCATGTCACCATTTGTATCCAATTATATTTTCATTTAAAGAGTCTCTGAAATGGTTACATTCAAAATTAAGGTGATAACATTTTAACATAAAATCATATGTCAGTTTATATATGTTTTCATTTTAAGATTAGTTCAAATTAAATCACTTATTCTTTAAATGGGTCGTCATCCTTACTAAGATGGTAATATTCTACACAAACCCCCATGTCACCATatttattcatatatgttatcGTTATTAGGTTTGTTAAAATCTAAATAACCATACAATAGAATACTTACATTTCAGTCTAATGTGATAACATTTCTACATAAATCTCATGTCACCATCTAAATGCATATATGTTTCTATTTTAAGACTGTTCAAATAAAATCACatgttttttttatataaaattattaCATTATCGTATAATGACTACATTTAAAGATTAAGATGATATATATCATTTCCACACAAACCTTCATGTCACCAACTGAGGTCATATATGTTTCTATTTTAATATAGTTTCAACTCAAATCAATGTTCATCAAAATGGTTAAATTTCCTTACTAAGATGCTGACATTCTTGTACATACTCTTATACACATTCTGTAAAGTGGCAACACATACTGACTAAGATGGTAACAATTTGACAAAAACTCATATGTCAACATGttcatttatatatgttatcatttTAAGATTctttcaaatcaaatcaaatattaCAAATGGTTACATTTAGGGACCAAGATAATAACATTCTACACAAACTCCAGGTCAAAATCACATGCATATATGTCACCATGTTCTTCCGTAAATGTTATGGGGACAGTTACTCATATAGAAACTTTTTAAAGGCGGAACACATACGACAATGATGGTAACATTTTTTCAACATCTCATATGTCACCGTGTTCTTCCATAAATGTTATAACTATAAGATTCattcaaatcaaacaaaacgtATTGTAGGGTGGTTACATTTACCGACTAAGATGGTAACACATTTAAGACAAAGtaatatgtcaccatgtttattCTTGTATGTTACCATATGTTGTAATTCTTACATTTCAGTCTTataaataatggtaacatgttgtAATGTGTCCAGATTTACCCAGCAACGAGACATCGCCTATGTCAATGGTACATTCAACAAAACGTTATATCTCACTTTGggaaattaaattaagaatgatcgaCCATTTCAAAAATTATTCAACAAATGCCTCAACGGTTGTTACAATGAGACTGGATTTGAAGAGACGTGACGGAAAATGTTGAAAGACTCTGGGTTAGAAGAAGATTGAGCTGGGGGTAGGGGGTCTGATATGAAAGGCGCAGAAGGGCATCACGGTCAGAGATGAACAATCCAGCCACATTTGGGGAGAACTTTTTAGGTAGGACACGCCGACATATGAGTTTATATTAAAAATGATACCACCTTAATGACAAAATATTTCCATCATTAGCCGTGTAATCAGTAGGCGTACTAAACATGATATCATCTTTGTGGCCTGTCTTCAAATTGTTACCATTTAACTTCAGTATGTTACCATTAGAACATAACTTTATATACTCTGTCAAATGGTCAAGATGTACTCTGATGCGgtaacattattaaaaattaatcGAACAACCTATTATAATATTTTAGAATTGAGGTTAACATATTATTAGACAACTACTGTCACATAAATTATAACATTCTACTCTCTTATGGTAacattaaaatgaaataaaagtataTTTGTTAAAATTTGTTATATGATTAATTCAATTCCAAACAAAAAAACTGTATAATGGTTACATTTAAATGAAGATGACATCATGTCACCATGTTTACTCAAATCTCATTAAGTTAATTTTCGAATCAATGACCATATTCATCGAAATGGTTACATTTCCATACTAAGATGATAATATTCTCCTTTACACATTTTAAGAGACTATAGCTGCCTAATAATATGGTTACATTTCCATTATAAAATTCTCTTCTTAACACTTTTTAAGTCAACTGAAGTGGTCACATACTGCGACAAAAATTATAACGTGACAGTTAAAATTGTTCAGAAGAAAATGCGcgtattttataataaaacgatTACAAATCCATTATTGTCTTACATTCCTAACATCTTGAGGGACTAAAAAAGTGCGTTCTAAAATAACATATTATCCATCAACCACGAAGTACTTAGTCTTTCTTATTACAAATCGCCGTTTACTGTATCTTCCACATCCTTCTCGTGGTGGTCAATTGTTGTATGAGATAGTGTAGGGAAGGTGGTGACCAATGTCTCTCGACCTGCTTCATGTACCTATATAAACAAAACAAACTAATCAGCCTTTAAAGTAAAAACAACTTAGATGGTAACATTTTCGAATAACATAGTAACATTAAGACACATTTGTAACATTCAAAACATCATATGTCCCCCATTTAACGAATTGTAATCATCTAATTACCAGTCTATATTCACTCTCAATGGTTACATTAAGGTTATAACAAGGACATATGTTACCAGTTTAGCTGCAATAGTTACCATATGATTATCTTAATGAATACATAAATTAACTGGCATAGCGTAAATGGTAACAATTTATTAAACAGAAAGGGGCAACACATGGTTATATTACCATTTTAAGTGAAATTGATATCACACAATCATTAAATCCATATTTACAATAAAATGGTAATAATTTACACACTCAATGGTCACATATGAAAAATGAAATGGTCAAATATTTTTAAATGGTCACGTTCTTTAATAAAATGGTAACATTAACACTGAAAATAGATAGCCAGAATGGTAACAATTTAAAAGAGTATAGGGAACATTATGTTATGTTTCCATTTTACCATAATATATGGCAAATTTGTCCATTCTCATGGTCACATTTTTTAATAATTAGATAACAATAAAAACTAACACATATGTCACCACGTTTGGTAATAGATGTTATCATGGTAAGCTAAGGTGATTACACTTTCTAAATGTACCTACGTTTTGTATAGTGTGCAACACATTCAAACATAGGTACATTTCTCAACTAAGGTGGTTACATATTCAACACTAACACATGTTATTATGTTTACTCATTTATGTTATTATGTTAAGATTCATTTTAAACCCAAACAAGCATTTCTATAATGAGCAAGACACTCAAGCATAGATACATTTCTCAACTAAGGCGGTCACATTTTCAAAACTAACACATATGTTGCCATGTTGAGTCATTTATAATAACATGTTAACATTCATTTTAAACTCAAATGAACATACATATAAATAATATCACACTCAAACATAATTACATTTCTCAACTAAAGTGATCACAAATTCAACACTAATacatatgtcaccatgtttactcatttatgttatcatGTTAAGATTCGTTTTAATCCCTAATAAACATTTCTATAATAAGCGACATAATTAAACATAAGTACATTTCTCAGCTAAGGCGGCCACATTTTCAACACAAACACATATGTTACCATATTTAGTCAtttatgttaacatgttaaaattcattttaaacccaAATAAACATAAATATGCAACACACTCAAACATTGGTATATTCCTCAACTAATGTGGTCACATTTTCAGCACTAacacatactccctccataccagaccaatggtaactattacctaatacggccgta is a genomic window containing:
- the LOC141627646 gene encoding uncharacterized protein LOC141627646; this translates as MAIESLSRVLAYTTDNLAFKYHPMCGQLKLSHLIFADEFLLFRKIDVASIIVLMRSFATFSYASGLQMNSSKTNAYFNGVSKELRTDILQISGVIECQLPFRYLGIPVTCGRMKRADCQVLVGKIVNKIPSFGTKKLSYAGRLMLMNYVLNALYNYWINIFLIPKGVLNKINSICRNYLWDGSVDYIRVSQVSWEKVCVPKNEGGLGIRDSLSWNIGKLVWMIYSCPDRLWVKWVHQVYLKGTAWTDYTPSGDVSWGWKVICRIKNKLALGYINGQWTLDAKGYSVSSGNDLFIGWLIAREALKLKDKLYALGNSTDATCLLCGMEDESHSHLFLKCEYNMRILNDIAGLCHVVFPDSNLFIWIEGWQASSLQKNAMMCVVLATLYHIWMQRNKVRVDAALLRPELVRDQIRKEVKCRLSAKYNKGLCTRDVTWLNLVRLSM